Proteins encoded within one genomic window of Argiope bruennichi chromosome 7, qqArgBrue1.1, whole genome shotgun sequence:
- the LOC129975128 gene encoding histone H4 — MSGRGKGGKGLGKGGAKRHRKVLRDNIQGITKPAIRRLARRGGVKRISGLIYEETRGVLKVFLENVIRDAVTYTEHAKRKTVTAMDVVYALKRQGRTLYGFGG, encoded by the coding sequence ATGTCTGGTCGTGGTAAAGGAGGCAAGGGTCTTGGAAAGGGGGGTGCCAAAAGGCATCGTAAAGTTCTTCGTGATAACATCCAGGGTATTACAAAACCCGCAATCAGGCGTTTAGCTAGACGTGGCGGAGTCAAACGTATTTCAGGTTTGATTTACGAAGAGACTCGAGGTGTGCTCAAAGTTTTCTTGGAAAATGTCATTCGAGATGCTGTCACTTACACCGAGCATGCTAAAAGGAAAACTGTCACTGCTATGGATGTTGTGTATGCACTAAAGAGGCAAGGACGTACCTTGTACGGTTTCGGAGGTTAA
- the LOC129975125 gene encoding histone H2B — translation MPPQASGKAVKKAGKAQKAVRAGDKKKRKKRRKESFAIYIYKVLKQVHPDTGISSKAMSIMNSFVNDIFERIAAESSRLAHYNKRSTITSREIQTAVRLLLPGELAKHAVSEGTKAVTKYTSSK, via the coding sequence ATGCCTCCTCAAGCCTCTGGTAAAGCTGTTAAAAAGGCCGGAAAGGCCCAAAAGGCTGTTCGTGCCGGTGATAAGAAAAAACGCAAGAAGCGTAGGAAGGAATCTTTCGCTATTTACATCTACAAAGTTTTGAAACAGGTGCATCCTGATACCGGTATTTCCAGCAAAGCCATGTCAATCATGAACTCTTTCGTGAATGACATTTTCGAACGTATCGCAGCCGAATCTTCCCGATTAGCTCACTACAACAAGAGGAGCACAATTACCAGTCGGGAAATTCAAACAGCTGTGAGGCTTTTGTTGCCTGGTGAATTGGCCAAGCACGCAGTTTCCGAAGGAACCAAAGCTGTCACCAAGTACACTAGCTCCAAGTAG